One Thermosipho japonicus DNA window includes the following coding sequences:
- a CDS encoding IS3 family transposase: MKEEMVKINKEKTKEEYKKLIEEYIKFCNEERYQARLKNMALVEYRSHAV, encoded by the coding sequence ATTAAAGAAGAAATGGTAAAAATAAACAAAGAAAAAACAAAAGAAGAATACAAAAAGTTAATAGAAGAATACATAAAATTCTGCAACGAAGAAAGATATCAAGCAAGATTAAAAAACATGGCTCTGGTGGAGTACCGAAGCCATGCTGTTTGA
- a CDS encoding transposase translates to MKELMGPIIQEILETELEDELGYEKYDKENKETDNSKNGYSSKKVRSSMGEIELKITRDKNGEYEPKIIPKYKKDISDIESRIIGMYGLGLSTKDIAKNVEDIYGVELSAEMISKITNKILPEIREWQSRPLEEIYAFVFMDGIVFKIKDVKLFLFSHPPCES, encoded by the coding sequence ATTAAAGAATTGATGGGACCGATAATACAAGAAATATTAGAAACGGAATTAGAAGATGAATTAGGATATGAGAAATACGATAAGGAAAATAAAGAAACGGATAACTCCAAAAATGGATACAGCTCAAAAAAGGTAAGATCAAGCATGGGTGAGATAGAATTGAAAATAACCAGAGATAAAAATGGGGAATATGAACCGAAAATAATACCAAAGTATAAAAAGGATATCTCAGATATTGAAAGTAGAATAATAGGGATGTATGGTTTAGGATTAAGTACGAAAGATATAGCTAAGAATGTTGAAGATATATATGGTGTAGAATTATCAGCTGAAATGATAAGTAAAATTACTAATAAGATATTACCAGAAATTAGAGAATGGCAAAGCAGACCATTAGAAGAGATATACGCTTTTGTTTTCATGGATGGAATAGTATTTAAAATAAAAGATGT